A single region of the Chryseobacterium culicis genome encodes:
- a CDS encoding VOC family protein gives MKPKMIWANLAVANLERTQKFYTELGFKPNNPHSSNELVSFFMAGNEFIIHFFLKNVIENNLKSMKFGDPQSSNEIIFTLSADSKNQVDEWAEEVRNAGGTIVSEPESFGENYYGFVFADPDGHKFNVFFM, from the coding sequence ATGAAACCTAAAATGATCTGGGCCAATCTGGCAGTAGCCAACCTTGAACGCACCCAAAAATTCTATACTGAGCTGGGATTCAAACCCAATAATCCGCACAGTTCCAATGAACTGGTAAGCTTTTTTATGGCTGGAAATGAATTCATTATTCACTTTTTCTTAAAAAATGTTATAGAAAACAACCTGAAAAGCATGAAATTCGGAGACCCTCAAAGTTCCAATGAAATTATATTCACCCTTTCTGCAGACAGTAAAAACCAGGTGGATGAATGGGCTGAAGAAGTAAGAAATGCTGGCGGAACCATTGTTTCAGAACCTGAAAGTTTTGGCGAAAACTATTATGGTTTTGTATTTGCAGATCCGGACGGACACAAGTTTAATGTATTTTTTATGTAA